A genome region from Blautia coccoides includes the following:
- a CDS encoding extracellular solute-binding protein has translation MKKKIAASVVIVSMVMSLCAGCSGKDEPSAAKDKGKEEIVYWNIGTENPDKDILKYAVDKFNEKTDSGYHVTSEAIQNDTYKEKLVISMSADECPDVYVTWVGGPMKEYIEAGYAQPIQDLMDASPVKDRIIDSAIEQSSYNGELYAFPFMQLTISGVFYNKEIFEQYNLEVPQTVSQLEQVCDTLVENGITPFALANASKWTGSMYFMSLATRKGGLEPIQKAVDGSGTFEDESFEYAGEKIQEWVKKGYFPEGVNSLSEDDGQAKQLLYQESAAMFLGGSWNTGTFKSDNEEFYKKIGWFSFPAVDGSDADASIQIGTSGYFVSFNCEDEKLKAAFEMCEYYYDDEIIEKMVEENKIPPVKNAGELIKDPVVKQILEAANKASNMQIFYDQYMPPTVAEVHKDTCQQIFGLAVTPQEANATLQEAMQTYLKENKEE, from the coding sequence ATGAAAAAGAAAATTGCGGCATCTGTAGTGATCGTATCTATGGTAATGTCTCTTTGTGCGGGTTGTTCAGGCAAAGACGAGCCGTCTGCGGCGAAAGATAAGGGAAAAGAAGAAATCGTGTATTGGAATATCGGAACAGAAAATCCGGATAAAGACATACTCAAATATGCTGTGGATAAGTTCAATGAGAAAACAGACAGCGGATATCATGTCACCAGTGAGGCAATCCAGAATGATACATACAAAGAAAAACTTGTGATCTCCATGAGCGCGGATGAATGTCCCGATGTATATGTCACCTGGGTGGGCGGCCCTATGAAGGAATACATTGAGGCAGGCTACGCACAGCCGATCCAGGATCTTATGGACGCAAGTCCTGTAAAAGACAGGATCATTGACAGCGCCATTGAACAGTCCAGTTATAACGGAGAATTATATGCTTTTCCGTTTATGCAGCTGACCATCAGCGGTGTATTTTATAACAAAGAGATATTTGAACAATACAACCTGGAGGTTCCCCAGACCGTTTCCCAGCTTGAGCAGGTATGTGACACTCTGGTTGAAAATGGAATCACCCCATTCGCGCTGGCGAATGCGTCAAAATGGACAGGTTCCATGTATTTTATGAGCCTGGCAACGAGAAAAGGCGGTCTGGAGCCTATTCAGAAGGCAGTTGACGGAAGCGGTACTTTTGAGGATGAAAGTTTTGAGTACGCGGGAGAAAAGATTCAGGAATGGGTTAAAAAGGGATATTTTCCGGAGGGTGTGAACAGTCTCAGCGAGGATGACGGGCAGGCAAAGCAATTGCTCTATCAGGAGTCAGCAGCTATGTTTCTGGGTGGTTCCTGGAATACGGGAACATTCAAGAGTGATAATGAGGAATTTTATAAGAAAATAGGATGGTTTTCCTTCCCGGCTGTGGATGGTTCTGATGCGGATGCCTCCATACAGATCGGCACCAGCGGTTATTTTGTGTCATTTAATTGTGAAGACGAAAAGTTAAAAGCTGCCTTTGAAATGTGTGAATATTATTATGATGATGAGATAATTGAGAAGATGGTGGAAGAAAACAAAATACCGCCGGTTAAGAATGCAGGGGAACTTATCAAGGATCCTGTGGTAAAACAAATTCTGGAAGCAGCCAACAAAGCAAGTAATATGCAGATTTTCTATGACCAGTATATGCCGCCCACAGTGGCAGAGGTGCACAAGGATACCTGTCAGCAAATCTTCGGTCTGGCTGTTACACCACAGGAGGCAAATGCCACACTGCAGGAGGCTATGCAGACATATCTGAAGGAAAATAAAGAAGAGTAA